One part of the Paraburkholderia flagellata genome encodes these proteins:
- the typA gene encoding translational GTPase TypA produces MSRALRNIAIIAHVDHGKTTLVDQLLRQSGTFRDNQQVAERVMDSNDIEKERGITILAKNCAVEYEGTHINIVDTPGHADFGGEVERVLSMVDSVLLLVDAVEGPMPQTRFVTKKALALGLKPIVVVNKIDRPGARIDWVINQTFDLFDKLGATEEQLDFPVVYASGLNGYASLSADAREGDMRPLFEAILEHVPVRDADPEGPLQLQITSLDYSTYVGRIGVGRIKRGRIKPGQPVALRFGPDGDVMNRKINQVLSFSGLERVQVDSAEAGDIVLINGIEDIGIGATICAVDTPEALPMITVDEPTLTMNFLVNSSPLAGREGKFVTSRQIRDRLTKELNHNVALRVKDTGDETTFEVSGRGELHLTILIENMRREGYELAVSRPRVVLHEVDGVKQEPYEMLTVDVEDGHQGGVMEELGRRKGEMLDMASDARGRTRLEYRIPARGLIGFQGEFMTLTRGTGLMSHVFDAYGPVKEGTLGERRNGVLISQDDGAAVAYALWKLQDRGRMFVKPGDALYEGMIIGIHSRDNDLVVNPIKGKQLTNVRASGTDEAVRLVPPIQMSLEYAVEFIDDDELVEVTPQSIRLRKRHLKEHERRRASREGAAE; encoded by the coding sequence ATGTCCCGCGCTCTTCGCAACATCGCCATCATTGCCCACGTCGACCACGGCAAGACCACGCTCGTCGACCAACTGCTGCGCCAGTCCGGCACCTTCCGCGACAACCAGCAGGTCGCCGAACGCGTCATGGACTCGAACGACATCGAAAAAGAGCGCGGGATCACGATTCTCGCTAAGAACTGCGCGGTCGAGTACGAAGGCACCCACATCAATATCGTCGACACCCCGGGCCACGCCGACTTCGGCGGCGAAGTGGAGCGCGTGCTCTCGATGGTTGATTCGGTGCTGCTGCTCGTCGACGCCGTGGAAGGCCCGATGCCGCAAACGCGCTTCGTCACGAAGAAGGCGCTCGCGCTCGGCCTGAAGCCGATCGTCGTCGTCAACAAGATCGACCGTCCGGGCGCCCGCATCGACTGGGTGATCAACCAGACGTTCGACCTGTTCGACAAGCTCGGCGCGACCGAAGAGCAACTCGACTTCCCGGTGGTGTACGCCTCGGGCCTGAACGGCTACGCATCGCTCTCCGCCGACGCGCGCGAAGGCGACATGCGTCCCCTGTTCGAGGCGATTCTCGAACACGTGCCGGTGCGCGACGCCGATCCGGAAGGTCCGCTCCAGCTCCAGATCACCTCGCTCGACTACTCGACGTACGTCGGCCGTATCGGCGTGGGCCGCATCAAGCGCGGCCGCATCAAGCCGGGTCAGCCGGTGGCGCTGCGCTTCGGGCCGGACGGCGACGTGATGAATCGCAAGATCAACCAGGTGCTGTCGTTCAGCGGCCTGGAGCGCGTGCAGGTCGATTCGGCCGAAGCCGGCGACATCGTGCTCATCAACGGTATTGAAGACATCGGCATCGGCGCGACGATCTGCGCGGTCGACACCCCCGAAGCGCTGCCGATGATCACGGTGGACGAGCCGACGCTCACGATGAATTTCCTCGTGAACTCGTCGCCGCTCGCAGGCCGCGAAGGCAAGTTCGTGACGAGCCGCCAGATCCGCGACCGTCTCACGAAGGAACTGAACCACAACGTCGCGCTGCGCGTGAAGGACACCGGCGACGAAACCACGTTCGAAGTGTCGGGCCGTGGCGAATTGCACCTCACGATCCTGATCGAAAACATGCGCCGCGAAGGCTACGAGCTGGCCGTGTCGCGTCCGCGCGTGGTGCTGCACGAAGTCGACGGCGTGAAGCAGGAGCCGTACGAAATGCTGACCGTGGACGTCGAAGACGGCCACCAGGGCGGCGTGATGGAAGAGCTGGGCCGCCGCAAGGGCGAAATGCTCGACATGGCTTCGGACGCCCGCGGCCGCACGCGTCTCGAGTACCGCATTCCGGCGCGTGGCCTGATCGGCTTCCAGGGCGAGTTCATGACGCTCACGCGCGGCACGGGCCTGATGAGCCACGTGTTCGACGCCTACGGCCCGGTCAAGGAAGGCACGCTCGGCGAGCGCCGCAACGGTGTGCTGATCTCGCAGGACGACGGCGCCGCTGTCGCCTACGCACTGTGGAAGTTGCAGGACCGCGGCCGCATGTTCGTGAAGCCGGGCGACGCGCTGTACGAAGGCATGATCATCGGCATTCACAGCCGCGACAACGACCTCGTCGTGAACCCGATCAAGGGCAAGCAGCTCACCAACGTGCGCGCCTCGGGCACTGACGAAGCCGTGCGCCTCGTGCCGCCGATCCAGATGTCGCTCGAATACGCAGTGGAATTCATCGACGACGACGAACTCGTGGAAGTCACGCCGCAATCGATCCGTCTGCGCAAGCGTCACCTGAAAGAGCACGAGCGTCGCCGCGCGAGCCGCGAAGGCGCTGCCGAGTAA
- a CDS encoding MarR family winged helix-turn-helix transcriptional regulator, whose amino-acid sequence MTDPTPTPPPEVRDYDLGESVGYLISRVKSTMSNMVTQRAVAELGVTSQQASILFMVATGKCTLAAELAREYGIDASAVTRLVDRLEKRGLLKRVRSSEDRRAVRLALTPEGLAIAARMPAIFRSVTEHLSAGFTPEEVGFLKSMLRRILSNSCEASQSSNSNPSENC is encoded by the coding sequence ATGACGGATCCGACTCCCACGCCCCCGCCCGAAGTTCGCGATTATGACCTCGGCGAAAGCGTCGGCTACCTGATCTCGCGGGTGAAATCGACGATGTCGAACATGGTCACCCAGCGCGCCGTAGCCGAACTTGGCGTCACGAGCCAGCAAGCCAGCATTCTCTTCATGGTGGCAACCGGCAAATGCACGCTCGCAGCCGAACTCGCACGTGAGTACGGCATCGACGCAAGCGCCGTCACGCGGCTCGTCGACCGGCTGGAGAAGCGCGGGCTCCTGAAGCGCGTGCGCAGCTCCGAAGACCGTCGCGCGGTGCGCCTCGCGCTCACGCCCGAAGGCCTTGCCATTGCCGCGCGCATGCCGGCGATTTTCCGCAGCGTTACGGAACATCTCTCTGCCGGATTCACGCCTGAGGAAGTCGGCTTCCTGAAGAGCATGTTGCGGCGGATTCTTTCGAATAGCTGCGAAGCTAGCCAGAGTTCGAACTCGAACCCGTCCGAGAATTGCTGA
- a CDS encoding efflux transporter outer membrane subunit produces MKSQTEFAPVPAVRALSCRAAVAAAVAALALSGCANYIGIKSDKTIDQPQQFESSQSIPAQGGQWPTLDWANQFGDPQLPKLIDEALEGSPTIAQAQARLAKASSYIETSRSALFPKANLSYSWTRELYSANALFPPPYGGTWYSENNVLASASWDLDLWGKNRQRLAQAVSAQRAAEADMQQARITLASSVARTYNQLAQLYELRAIAVHEIDNRKTIGTITDGRVVAGLDTNVEKQTANGNIATSQANLSQIDGQIETTRYQLGALLGKGPDRGLQIAQPVLNPVANVALPDNLPADLLARRPDIVAARWQVEAAMHDVKEAKAEFYPDVNLAAGFGFDAFGWGKFLNFTSRQAQFGPAVHLPLFDAGALRAQLKGRYADFELDVANYNQTLIGAFQDVATDVSTIRSADKQLVDADRALDASTKAWQLAVIRYKAGLSEQLQVLTADQNRLAAEQTVSNLKAQRRDQQMALIKSLGGGFEAQGAGLTPPAVVGSEARGQSDVNGAPWRGTRSPQNAAAATNAANAAPVPN; encoded by the coding sequence ATGAAATCCCAAACCGAGTTTGCGCCAGTTCCGGCCGTGCGGGCGCTGTCCTGCCGGGCGGCGGTCGCCGCCGCGGTCGCGGCGCTCGCCCTTTCGGGTTGCGCGAACTACATCGGCATCAAGAGCGACAAGACGATCGATCAGCCGCAGCAGTTCGAAAGCTCGCAGAGCATTCCGGCGCAAGGCGGCCAGTGGCCCACGCTCGACTGGGCGAACCAGTTCGGCGACCCGCAGCTGCCCAAGCTGATCGACGAGGCGCTCGAAGGCAGCCCGACCATCGCTCAGGCGCAGGCGCGCCTTGCCAAGGCTTCGTCGTACATCGAAACCTCGCGCTCGGCGCTCTTCCCGAAGGCCAACCTGAGCTATTCGTGGACCCGCGAACTGTATTCGGCCAACGCCCTCTTCCCGCCCCCGTACGGCGGCACCTGGTATAGCGAGAACAACGTGCTCGCCAGCGCCTCGTGGGATCTGGACCTCTGGGGCAAGAACCGCCAGCGCCTCGCGCAAGCCGTGTCCGCGCAGCGTGCCGCCGAGGCGGACATGCAGCAGGCGCGCATCACGCTCGCCTCTTCGGTTGCGCGCACGTACAACCAGCTCGCCCAGCTCTACGAGCTGCGCGCCATCGCCGTGCACGAGATCGACAACCGCAAGACCATCGGCACGATCACGGACGGCCGCGTAGTGGCGGGGCTCGACACCAACGTCGAGAAACAGACCGCGAACGGCAACATCGCGACGAGCCAGGCCAACCTCTCGCAGATCGACGGCCAGATCGAAACGACGCGCTACCAGCTCGGCGCGCTGCTCGGCAAGGGCCCGGACCGCGGCCTGCAGATTGCGCAGCCGGTGCTCAATCCGGTCGCCAACGTCGCGCTCCCCGACAATCTGCCGGCCGACCTGCTCGCGCGCCGCCCCGACATCGTCGCCGCGCGCTGGCAAGTGGAAGCCGCGATGCACGACGTGAAGGAAGCCAAGGCCGAGTTCTACCCCGACGTGAACCTCGCAGCGGGCTTCGGCTTCGATGCGTTCGGCTGGGGCAAATTCCTGAACTTCACGAGCCGACAGGCGCAGTTTGGGCCGGCCGTGCATTTGCCGCTCTTCGATGCGGGCGCGTTGCGCGCACAACTGAAGGGCCGCTACGCCGACTTCGAGCTCGATGTGGCGAACTATAACCAGACGCTCATCGGCGCTTTCCAGGACGTCGCGACCGACGTGTCGACGATCCGGTCGGCCGACAAGCAGCTCGTCGACGCCGATCGCGCACTCGACGCGTCGACCAAAGCCTGGCAGCTCGCCGTGATTCGCTACAAGGCGGGGCTCTCCGAGCAGCTTCAGGTGCTCACCGCCGACCAGAACCGCCTCGCCGCGGAGCAGACGGTGTCGAACCTGAAGGCGCAGCGCCGCGACCAGCAGATGGCGCTCATCAAATCGCTTGGCGGCGGCTTTGAAGCACAAGGCGCGGGGCTCACGCCGCCGGCCGTTGTTGGCAGCGAAGCGCGCGGCCAGAGCGACGTGAACGGCGCACCGTGGCGCGGTACGCGCTCGCCGCAGAACGCGGCGGCAGCGACAAACGCGGCAAACGCCGCGCCCGTGCCGAATTGA
- a CDS encoding EmrA/EmrK family multidrug efflux transporter periplasmic adaptor subunit: MSTPQQPAANPQPNANSGKRKRMMTLLVLVIVIAAVAYGLYYFLVARFTESTDDAYVNGNVVQITPQVTGTVIALKADDTQTVNVGDPLVLLDPADARVTLEQTEAQLAQTVRQVRGLFADDSQYEAQVAVRQSDLSRAQDDLHRRMQVAQTGAVSQEEISHARDAVRSAEAALEAAQQQLAANRALTANTTIANHPNVEAAAAKVRDAYLANARNTLPAPVTGYVAKRSVQVGQRVSPGNPLMSVVPLNSLWVDANFKEVQLKHMRIGQPVEMTADVYGSSVVYHGKVVGFSAGTGSAFSLLPAQNATGNWIKVVQRLPVRISLDPEDLLKHPLRIGLSMQVDVNIRNDSGTQLGNAQNTVYETDVFAKYGAEADAEIARIIAENAGPNAHKAASSSATSNAAVKAQVSSAHAAKPGVKG, from the coding sequence ATGAGCACCCCCCAGCAGCCGGCAGCCAATCCGCAGCCGAACGCGAACAGCGGCAAGCGCAAGCGCATGATGACGCTGCTTGTCCTCGTGATCGTGATTGCAGCCGTTGCCTACGGCCTCTACTACTTCCTCGTCGCGCGCTTTACCGAAAGCACGGACGACGCCTACGTGAACGGCAACGTCGTGCAGATCACGCCGCAGGTCACCGGCACGGTGATCGCACTGAAAGCGGACGACACGCAAACCGTCAACGTCGGCGACCCGCTCGTGCTGCTCGACCCGGCCGACGCGCGCGTCACGCTCGAGCAGACTGAAGCGCAACTCGCGCAGACCGTGCGCCAGGTGCGCGGCCTCTTCGCCGACGACAGCCAGTACGAAGCGCAAGTCGCGGTCCGCCAGTCCGACCTCTCGCGTGCGCAAGACGACCTGCACCGCCGCATGCAGGTCGCGCAGACGGGCGCCGTCTCGCAAGAAGAGATCTCGCACGCCCGCGACGCCGTGCGCAGTGCCGAAGCCGCGCTCGAAGCCGCGCAGCAGCAGCTCGCGGCGAACCGCGCGCTGACCGCGAACACGACCATTGCCAATCACCCGAACGTGGAAGCCGCCGCCGCCAAGGTGCGCGACGCCTATCTGGCGAACGCACGCAACACGCTGCCCGCGCCGGTTACCGGCTACGTGGCCAAGCGCTCGGTGCAAGTGGGCCAGCGCGTCTCGCCGGGCAATCCGCTGATGTCGGTGGTGCCGCTGAACTCGCTGTGGGTCGACGCCAACTTCAAGGAAGTGCAGCTCAAGCACATGCGCATCGGCCAGCCGGTCGAGATGACGGCCGACGTGTATGGCTCGTCGGTGGTCTATCACGGCAAGGTGGTGGGCTTCTCGGCGGGCACGGGCTCGGCCTTCTCGCTGCTGCCCGCGCAGAACGCCACGGGTAACTGGATCAAGGTGGTGCAGCGTCTGCCGGTGCGTATCTCGCTCGATCCGGAAGACCTCCTGAAGCATCCGCTGCGTATCGGGCTCTCGATGCAGGTAGACGTGAACATCCGCAACGATTCGGGCACGCAGCTCGGCAATGCGCAGAACACCGTCTACGAGACCGATGTGTTCGCCAAGTACGGCGCAGAAGCCGATGCGGAGATCGCGCGCATCATCGCCGAAAACGCCGGCCCGAATGCGCATAAGGCAGCTAGCAGCAGCGCGACCAGCAATGCAGCCGTGAAGGCGCAGGTGTCGTCCGCTCACGCGGCGAAGCCCGGCGTGAAAGGCTGA
- a CDS encoding DHA2 family efflux MFS transporter permease subunit translates to MAAPQQPVAHPPLQGAQLVIGTIAVSLAVFMNVLDTSIANVSIPSISGDLGVSSDQGTWVITSFAVANAISVPLTGWLTDRIGQVRLFMASIILFVISSWMCGLAPTLPFLLASRVLQGAVAGPMIPLSQTLLLASYPRAKAPMALSMWSMTTLIAPVAGPILGGWISDNISWPWIFYVNIPVGIVAALATWAIFRNRDSVVKKAPIDGVGLALLIIWVGSLQVMLDKGKDLDWFSSTTVVVLALTAVIAFAFFVVWELTADHPVVDLSLFARRNFTGGTVALSVGYGLYFGNLVLLPLWLQTSIGYTATDAGLVMAPVGFFAILLSPITGKILPRTDPRYIATAAFIVFALCFWMRSRYTTGVDTWALTLPTLIQGIGMAGLFIPLVSITLSGLPGHRIPAASGLSNFVRIMCGGIGTSIFETAWDHRTTFHHARLTEVATPTNPIFNQSMQQFQGAGLDPSQAHGLFDSMLSQQAAQLGVNDLFWISSVIFIVLIALIWITKPERSGGADAGAAASAAH, encoded by the coding sequence ATGGCAGCTCCACAACAACCCGTCGCGCATCCACCTTTACAGGGCGCGCAACTCGTGATCGGCACCATTGCGGTGTCGCTCGCGGTGTTCATGAACGTGCTCGATACCTCGATCGCGAACGTGTCGATCCCGTCGATCTCGGGCGACCTCGGCGTATCGTCGGACCAGGGCACGTGGGTCATCACCTCGTTCGCGGTGGCCAACGCGATCTCGGTGCCGCTCACGGGCTGGCTCACCGACCGCATCGGCCAGGTGCGCCTCTTCATGGCGTCGATCATCCTGTTCGTGATCTCGTCGTGGATGTGCGGCCTCGCGCCCACACTGCCCTTCCTGCTGGCCTCGCGCGTGTTGCAAGGCGCCGTAGCCGGTCCGATGATTCCGCTTTCGCAAACGCTGCTGCTCGCGAGCTATCCTCGCGCGAAGGCGCCCATGGCGCTCTCGATGTGGTCGATGACAACACTAATCGCGCCAGTGGCCGGCCCGATTCTGGGCGGCTGGATCTCCGACAACATCTCGTGGCCGTGGATCTTCTACGTGAACATCCCCGTCGGCATCGTCGCGGCGCTCGCCACGTGGGCGATCTTCCGCAACCGGGATTCGGTCGTGAAGAAGGCGCCGATCGACGGCGTGGGCCTCGCGCTCCTCATCATCTGGGTGGGCTCGCTGCAGGTGATGCTCGACAAGGGCAAGGACCTCGACTGGTTCTCGTCCACCACGGTCGTCGTGCTCGCACTCACCGCCGTGATCGCATTTGCGTTCTTTGTGGTGTGGGAGCTGACCGCAGATCACCCCGTGGTCGACCTGTCGCTGTTCGCGCGGCGTAATTTCACGGGCGGCACGGTCGCGCTTTCGGTGGGCTACGGCCTGTACTTCGGCAACCTCGTGTTACTGCCGCTGTGGCTGCAAACCTCAATCGGCTACACCGCCACCGACGCAGGTCTCGTGATGGCGCCCGTGGGCTTCTTCGCGATCCTGCTCTCGCCGATCACCGGCAAGATCCTGCCGCGCACCGACCCGCGCTATATCGCGACGGCCGCGTTCATCGTGTTCGCGCTGTGCTTCTGGATGCGTTCGCGCTACACCACTGGCGTAGACACCTGGGCGCTCACGCTGCCCACGCTCATTCAGGGCATCGGCATGGCGGGCCTCTTCATTCCGCTCGTGTCGATCACGCTTTCGGGTCTGCCAGGCCATCGCATTCCGGCGGCCTCGGGCCTGTCGAACTTCGTGCGGATCATGTGCGGCGGTATCGGCACCTCGATCTTCGAGACGGCGTGGGATCACCGCACGACGTTTCACCATGCACGCCTGACCGAAGTGGCGACGCCGACCAATCCGATCTTCAACCAGTCGATGCAGCAGTTTCAGGGCGCGGGTCTCGACCCTTCCCAGGCGCACGGGCTCTTCGACAGCATGCTCTCGCAGCAGGCCGCACAACTCGGCGTGAATGACCTGTTCTGGATTTCCTCGGTGATCTTCATCGTGCTGATCGCGCTGATCTGGATCACGAAACCCGAGCGTTCCGGCGGTGCGGACGCGGGCGCGGCGGCTTCAGCGGCGCATTGA
- the truB gene encoding tRNA pseudouridine(55) synthase TruB — MTASSKKNQGEARPKVPRRLLDGVLLLDKPVGLSSNDALIRAKRLYRVKKAGHTGTLDPLASGLLPLCFGEATKFSQDLLEADKTYEATMRLGIRTATGDAEGEAIETREVSCDEAAVREAMTRFLGDIVQVPPMYSALKRDGKPLYEYARAGQTVEREGREVKILALEMIACALPALPEVTFRVTCSKGTYVRTLAEDIGEALGCGAHLVMLRRTGVGALTLEHAVTLDALTAADEPERDTWLRPVDALLSTFPALTLNEEAARRFTHGQRLPLNELVLDRAVCEAAERVRVYAEDGRLLGVAKAANGVLAPERLVVSGSA; from the coding sequence ATGACTGCATCATCGAAAAAGAATCAAGGCGAAGCGCGTCCGAAGGTGCCGCGCCGCCTGCTCGACGGCGTGCTGCTGCTCGACAAGCCCGTTGGCCTTTCCAGCAACGACGCGTTGATTCGCGCGAAGCGGCTTTATCGCGTGAAGAAGGCCGGTCATACCGGCACGCTCGATCCACTCGCGTCGGGCCTGTTGCCGCTGTGCTTTGGCGAAGCGACCAAGTTTTCGCAGGATCTGCTCGAAGCCGACAAGACTTATGAAGCGACCATGCGCCTCGGCATTCGCACCGCCACTGGCGACGCCGAAGGCGAGGCGATCGAAACGCGCGAGGTCTCCTGCGACGAAGCCGCGGTGCGTGAAGCGATGACGCGTTTCTTAGGCGACATCGTGCAGGTGCCGCCGATGTATTCGGCGCTCAAGCGCGACGGCAAGCCGCTGTATGAATATGCGCGTGCGGGTCAGACGGTCGAGCGCGAAGGGCGCGAGGTAAAAATCCTTGCGCTGGAGATGATCGCGTGCGCGCTTCCCGCGCTTCCTGAAGTCACGTTTCGCGTGACGTGCAGCAAGGGCACGTACGTCCGCACGCTGGCCGAGGACATCGGCGAGGCGCTGGGCTGCGGTGCGCATCTCGTGATGCTGCGGCGCACGGGCGTGGGCGCGCTCACGCTTGAGCATGCGGTGACGCTCGACGCGCTCACTGCCGCCGACGAGCCCGAGCGCGACACCTGGCTGCGCCCCGTCGATGCGCTGCTCTCCACGTTCCCTGCCTTGACGCTCAATGAAGAAGCGGCGCGCCGCTTCACGCATGGCCAGCGCCTGCCGCTGAACGAACTGGTGCTCGATCGCGCCGTTTGCGAAGCGGCCGAACGCGTGCGCGTGTACGCGGAAGATGGGCGATTGCTCGGCGTCGCGAAGGCCGCGAACGGCGTGCTTGCGCCGGAGCGGCTGGTAGTGAGCGGCTCCGCCTGA
- the rbfA gene encoding 30S ribosome-binding factor RbfA: MPKKRTSPNRNVQIADQIQRDLSELMREVKDPRIGLVTIQSVELTPDYAHAKVYFTTLTGDPKTTQEALNHAAGHLHNQLFKRLHIHTVPTLHFHYDQSVEKGVEMSRLIDEANATRAKDD; encoded by the coding sequence ATGCCGAAAAAACGTACTTCCCCGAATCGCAATGTGCAGATCGCGGATCAGATTCAGCGCGATCTGTCTGAGCTGATGCGCGAAGTGAAGGACCCGCGAATTGGGCTCGTGACGATCCAGAGCGTCGAACTCACGCCGGACTACGCGCACGCCAAGGTCTACTTCACGACCCTCACGGGCGACCCGAAGACCACCCAGGAAGCGCTCAATCACGCCGCCGGCCACCTGCACAACCAGCTCTTCAAGCGCCTGCACATTCACACGGTGCCGACGCTGCATTTCCACTATGACCAGTCGGTCGAGAAGGGTGTCGAGATGTCGCGCCTGATCGACGAGGCGAACGCGACGCGCGCGAAGGACGACTGA